The Pecten maximus chromosome 12, xPecMax1.1, whole genome shotgun sequence genome includes a region encoding these proteins:
- the LOC117338974 gene encoding adhesive plaque matrix protein-like has product MVANTYISCTLLFTFPPLFPYTIYSYATSKPLTVLLLSYTLKPTHSPTPTHSHTPSKPLTVLLPHILIHPQTHSLSYSHTFSYTLKPTHCPTPTHSHTPSNPLTVLHPHILIHPQTHSLSYSHTFSYTLKPTHCPSPTHSHTPSNPLTVLLPHILIHPQTHSLSYSHTFSYTLKPTHCPTPTHSHTPSNPLTVLLLHILIHPQTHSLSYSHTFSYTLKPTHSPTPTHSHTPSNPLTVLLPHILIHPQTHSLSYSYTFSYTLKTTHSPTPTHSHTPSNPLTVLLPHILIHPQTHSLSYSHTFSYTLKPTHCPTPTHSHTPSNPLTVLLPHISYTLKPTHCPTPTHSHTPSNPLTVLLPHILIHPQTHSLSYSHTFSYTLKPTHCPTPTHSHTPSNPLTVLLPHILIHPQTHSLSYSHTFSYTLKPTHSPTPTHSHTPSNPLTVLLPHILIHPQTHSLSYSHTFSYTLKLTHYSHTFSYTLKPTHCPTPTHSHTPSNPLTVLLPHILIHPQTHSLSYSHTFSYTLKPTHCPSPTHSHTPSNPLTVLLPHILIHPQTHSLSYSSHFRSLKPTH; this is encoded by the exons t ATATATCATGTACATTATTATTCACTTTCCCACCTTTATtcccatatacaatatattctTATGCAACCTCAAAACCACTCACTGTCCTACTCCTCTCATACACCCTCAAACCCACTCACTCTCCTACTCCCACACATTCTCATACACCCTCAAAACCACTCACTGTCCTACTCCCACACATTCTCATACACCCTCAAACACACTCACTGTCCTACTCCCACACATTCTCATACACCCTCAAACCCACTCACTGTCCTACTCCCACACATTCTCATACACCCTCAAACCCACTCACTGTCCTACACCCACACATTCTCATACACCCTCAAACCCACTCACTGTCCTACTCCCACACATTCTCATACACCCTCAAACCCACTCACTGTCCTTCTCCCACACATTCTCATACACCCTCAAACCCACTCACTGTCCTACTCCCACACATTCTCATACACCCTCAAACCCACTCACTCTCCTACTCCCACACATTCTCATACACCCTCAAACCCACTCACTGTCCTACTCCCACACATTCTCATACACCCTCAAACCCACTCACTGTCCTACTCCTACACATTCTCATACACCCTCAAACCCACTCACTCTCCTACTCCCACACATTCTCATACACCCTCAAACCCACTCACTCTCCTACTCCCACACATTCTCATACACCCTCAAACCCACTCACTGTCCTACTCCCACACATTCTCATACACCCTCAAACCCACTCACTGTCCTACTCCTACACATTCTCATACACCCTCAAAACCACTCACTCTCCTACTCCCACACATTCTCATACACCCTCAAACCCACTCACTGTCCTACTCCCACACATTCTCATACACCCTCAAACCCACTCACTGTCCTACTCCCACACATTCTCATACACCCTCAAACCCACTCACTGTCCTACTCCCACACATTCTCATACACCCTCAAACCCACTCACTGTCCTACTCCCACACATCTCATACACCCTCAAACCCACTCACTGTCCTACTCCCACACATTCTCATACACCCTCAAACCCACTCACTGTCCTACTCCCACACATTCTCATACACCCTCAAACCCACTCACTGTCCTACTCCCACACATTCTCATACACCCTCAAACCCACTCACTGTCCTACTCCCACACATTCTCATACACCCTCAAACCCACTCACTGTCCTTCTCCCACAC ATTCTCATACACCCTCAAACCCACTCACTGTCCTACTCCCACACATTCTCATACACCCTCAAACCCACTCACTCTCCTACTCCTACACATTCTCATACACCTTCAAACCCACTCACTGTCCTTCTCCCACACATTCTCATACACCCTCAAACCCACTCACTGTCCTACTCTCACACATTCTCATACACCCTCAAACTCACTCACTACTCCCACACATTCTCATACACCCTCAAACCCACTCACTGTCCTACTCCCACACATTCTCATACACCCTCAAACCCACTCACTGTCCTACTCCCACACATCCTCATACACCCTCAAACCCACTCACTGTCCTACTCCCACACATTCTCATACACCCTCAAACCCACTCACTGTCCTTCTCCCACACATTCTCATACACCCTCAAACCCACTCACTGTCCTACTCCCACACATCCTCATACACCCTCAAACCCACTCACTGTCCTACTCTTCACATTTTCGCTCCCTCAAACCCACTCATTAA